CCGAGGCGGCAACAAGAACCTCAAACGCGCGTTCTTCCTCGCGGCGTTCGCAGCCCTCGCCGACCCCGTCAGCCGGGCCTACTACGACCGCAAACGCGCCGAAGGCAAACGCCACAACGCCGCCCTCATCTGCCTCGCCCGCCGCCGCTGCGACGTCCTATACGCCATGCTCCGCGACAAGATCCCCTACCAACCACGACCGACAGATCAGGCACCCGTCCCCGCTTGACGAAACCCATAGGGACACGTTACGCCAAACGGGCATCGCTCTATCGAACCAGCCTCTCCTCATCGCGGCAATCATCTGGCTCATGATCGGCAGGAGCAGCCCTTAGTTGCAGTTCGTCAGTGCGATCCCGCTGAGGATCGGCCGCCCGAGCCGAAACCCGGTCACGAGCTCCCCGGCCTCGGCGAGTGCCGTCACCTCGAACTCGCCACTGCGCGCCGCCGTCCAGAAGCCGTCGGCCTCCCCACTGGTGCCAGGAGGGAATGTCAACTCCATCTCGATCTGGACCGTATACGCGAGGTCGAGGTCATCCTCGCCGCCCGACGGTTCGCCCGGCACACCGTCGCGCCATTCGACCGCAGGGATGGCGAAGCGCCGGGCGAGCAGCAGCCGCGGCGGGCCGTCCGGCCATTCGGAGACACCGAACTCAAGAACCAGCGTGTCCGCTTCCACGTCACCCTCCCAGCGGTCGAAGAGACCGTCCAACGGGACCACGAGGAACGCCCGGAAGCCACGCCACGCGAGGCCCACGTCCTGGATACAATCCGGGTCGCCGCCCTCCGCCGCGAGCAGTCGGCGCAGTTCCTGCAGTCCGTCACGCCACGAGAGAGCTGTCATGACTGCATTTCATCACGCAGGCCATCATGATCGGCAGGACACGCCGCACGACCTGACCCTGCAGCAACCAGCCGACCGAGCGTCGGTCACGCGGTCCGCCAGATCGCCATGCCAAGAAAGCGACACGATCTTGAGAAGGGGCGACAGCAACCTGAGAAACCGAACGCTCTGCCCTGGCCAGAGACACGTCGGGCGATAAGACCGACGAGAACCTACATCATCTGTAGTTTCTCAACCTCGAGTCCCCCTCCACCGTGATGGTCTGTTTGGCGACGTCGAGGTCGCGGATGCGGCGCATCGCGTCAGGGAGAGCACGACCTGACGGCCGGAGGAGTCCGGGACGGCGCCGCCGCACAGCCCCGTGTTGCCGCCCTGTGGGACGACCGCGACGCCCGCCTCGCGGCACACCGTGACGACCGCGGCCACCTCCTCGGCGTTGCCCGGCCGCACGACGGCCGCAGCGGTTCCCGCGTACGCGTTGCGGCAGTCGGTGAGGTAGCCGGCCATGTCGTCCGGGTCGCTGATCACGCCGGAGGGCCCGACCACATGCCGCAGCCGGCCGATGAGGTCTGCGGTCACGAGGCCGCCGCTCCCTTCCCGTGGACCGTCGTGCTCACCCCGGCAGCAGCCCGAGTACCCGGCGGGCCCGCGTCACCTCCTCGCCGAGCCGGTCGGGGCCGAACTGCCGCACCGTCTGCGTCGACGGCGCGAGCCGGTCCAGCTGTGGCGCCCACTCCGGCATGCGCTGCGGAAAGCTCGCCGCGAGCACGTCGAGCATCGTCGACGCGGCGGTCGAGGCACCGGGCGAGGCGCCGAGCAGGGCGGCCAGGGAGCCCGCGGAGGTGACGATCTCGGTGCCGAAGCCGACCGTGCTGCGGCCGCCGGTCTTCTTGAGGACCTGAACTCGCTGCCCTGCGGTCATCAGCGTCCAGTCGTCCGCGCTCGCCGACGGCACGAACCGGCGCAGCGTGGCCGTTCGGGCATCCGCGGACTGGGTCACCTGCCGGATCAGGTAGGTCACCAGCGGGCGGTTGTCCCGCGCCGCGGCCATCAGGACCGGGAGGTTCCCGGGCCGGACCGATCGCACCAGGTCGGTCAGCCGGCCACGGGTGAGGAAGCGGGGCGAGAAGGCGGCGAACGGTCCGAAGAGCAGCGCCTCCTGTCCGTCCACCACCCGCAGGTCGAGATGCGGAACAGAGATGGGCGGGGCGCCCGGAGCCGAATGCCCGTACACCTTCCCCCGATGGGCCGCCACAAGCTCGGGCCGATCGGTCCGCAGGAACTGACCGCTGATCGGGAAGGCGCCGTACCGCCGGATCTCCGGGACCCGGGCCGACTGCAGCAGCGGCAGCGTCCCGCCCCCGGCCCCGACGAAGACGTATGGCGCCCGCAGCCGCCGGCGATGCCCCGTCCTGCGGTCGCGGACCTGCACCACCCAGGTCCGCCCATGCCGGCGCAGGGACGTGACCTCCTGGCGCGTTCGCACGACGCCGCCGCGCTGCTGCAGGGCCGACAGCAACTGCCGGGTGAGGACGCCGAAGTCGACGTCGGTCCCCTGCGCCGAGCGGGTGACCGCCACCGGTTCGTTCCCGTTCCGGCCCTCGAACATCAGCGGCAGCCACGAGGCGAGGACGTCGGGGTCCTCGCTGAACTCCAGGTCGGAGAAGAGCGGGTGGCCCCGCAAGGCCTCCCACCGGGCCCGCAGGTACGCCACGCCGTCCGCACCGCGGCCGAAGCCGAGGTGCGGGACCGAGTGGATGAACGCCTCGGGCGGCCCGAGCACCCCCCGCTCCACGAGACGGGCCCAGAACCCCAGAGATGAGACGAACTGCTCGCCGATCCGCACGGCGCTCGACACGTCCACCGTGCCGTCGGGCCTCCGCGGGGTGTAGTTGAACTCGCAGAGCCCGGCGTGGCCGGTACCGGCGTTGTTCCAGGCGCTGGAGCTCTCGAGCCCGGCCTCGTCGAGCCGCTCGACGACGGTGATCCGCCAGTCCGGCTGCACCTCGCTCAGCAGCACGCCCAGGGTGGCGCTCATGATCCCGCCGCCGACGAGGACGACGTCCCAGCCCTCGCTCGCACCGCTCCTCGACACGATCACACTCCCCACGCTAGGAGCCCACGACGATGCCTGTCCAAGTCTGCTCGGGCATGGGGTCGATATCCCCACGATATCGCGATCAGCCGAGCAGCACGGCGATCCCGACGAGCACGGGAACGGACAGGACGGTGGTGGAGTCTCTACGCGAGTTTGCATGCTGCCGAAGCTTCCGATCTTGGCTGTTTGGGCTGGTAGAGGGTCTTGTCGCGGATTGAGGTGGTGTTCGCGACGAAGCCGCAGCTGGCGCAGGCCATGCTTGCCCGGGCGATGGACGCCGGGGTCCCAGCCCGGTGGGTCACCGCGAACGAGGCCTACGGCCAGGACTCGAAGTTCCGGACGTTCTGCGACCAGCGCCGGGTCGGCTACGTGGTGGCCGTGCTCCGCGACCAGCAGATAGGGCTGGGTGTGCACCGCCCGCGTCGACACCCTGGCCGGACAAGCCCCTGACGAGGCGTGGAAACGGCTCGGCCGGGGCCGGCTCGAAGGGGCCACGGCTGTACGACTGGGCCACGGCCGGCCTGCCCGACCTCGACGACAGCGGCCGCAGCCGATGGGTCCTGATCCGTCGCAGCATCGCCGCCCCCGGCGAGCTGGCGTTCTACCTGTGCGCCGGACCCGCCGGCACCACCATCACCACCTTGGTCGCCGGAGCCCGGTGAGCGATCGAGGAATGCTTGTGCGCCACGAGGCGCCTTGTCGTATTCCCAACGCAGTTGGGAGGAACTCGGAGGGAGGTTTCTGGGTCTGAATGACGTGATCTCAACAAGAAGGCGGTAGGTAGCGGTATTCGAAATGGGTGAGGTGGAGAGCAGCGCGGACGATGTCGCCGACCTGTCGTGGGATGGCTGTGCTGTGACGTAGGGTCCGCCAGCGGCCGACGAGAATCGCGAAGCCGCGTTCTCCGAGGCACCGCATCGATCGAAGGACGGCGTTGTAGGCGCGGTTGTCGACCGCGAGCCTGCGGCCGTCGGCAGGCTGCTTGTATGGAGCGTGGATGCCCTGGCTAGCGCCTTCGTAGCCCGAGTCGGCCAGAGTCGGCAACCCGAGTTCGGAGGCCGCCCAGTAGAGGGCGCCGGTGGCGTCCAACCGCTGGGCGCATGTCAGGTCGTGCAAATGTCCGGGCATCGCATCCGAGGTCCAGATCGGTAGCCCGTCGGGGCGCATGCTCGCTTGGATGTTCGCGCCGAAGTCACGGTGTTTCCCGGAGTACCACGCGTCGATCGTGTCGTCCTTCACGGTGGCGATGGTCTCGGCGAGGCGGTCGGTGTCGAACAGCTTCCCGTCGAGGATCACGTGCGACCAGCCGTCGGCGGCGACCCGGGTCAGCGCGTCGTGCAGGGTGGGTGTCTGCGCCGCCAGGACCCGCACGGCCTCGGCGACGTACCGGTAGGCGGTCGCCCTCGACACGCCGAACCCCGCCCCGAGGGTGGTCTTGTCCTCACCCTTGCGAAACCACACCAACACCATGATCGCCTGGTCAGCGCACGAGTTCCCGGGCGGGTGCCCACCGTGCGACGCTCGGCACGAAGCAGCCGCACCACGTGCTGTATGAGTTCCCTGGGAACGTCGAGCCTGGCAGAATAGGCGATCACGTGGAGCCCTCTCGAAGACTGGATCCTGTCGCAAGAACCTGTCTATCGATGGCTCCACGCCCATATCCAACACCGTCCGGTATGGACGTTACGCCCGTGTCATCCCCACACGGCCGCCGGACCTCGCTGAGATCACC
Above is a window of Micromonospora coriariae DNA encoding:
- a CDS encoding FAD-binding oxidoreductase, whose translation is MTADLIGRLRHVVGPSGVISDPDDMAGYLTDCRNAYAGTAAAVVRPGNAEEVAAVVTVCREAGVAVVPQGGNTGLCGGAVPDSSGRQVVLSLTRCAASATSTSPNRPSRWRGTRG
- the mqo gene encoding malate dehydrogenase (quinone), with protein sequence MIVSRSGASEGWDVVLVGGGIMSATLGVLLSEVQPDWRITVVERLDEAGLESSSAWNNAGTGHAGLCEFNYTPRRPDGTVDVSSAVRIGEQFVSSLGFWARLVERGVLGPPEAFIHSVPHLGFGRGADGVAYLRARWEALRGHPLFSDLEFSEDPDVLASWLPLMFEGRNGNEPVAVTRSAQGTDVDFGVLTRQLLSALQQRGGVVRTRQEVTSLRRHGRTWVVQVRDRRTGHRRRLRAPYVFVGAGGGTLPLLQSARVPEIRRYGAFPISGQFLRTDRPELVAAHRGKVYGHSAPGAPPISVPHLDLRVVDGQEALLFGPFAAFSPRFLTRGRLTDLVRSVRPGNLPVLMAAARDNRPLVTYLIRQVTQSADARTATLRRFVPSASADDWTLMTAGQRVQVLKKTGGRSTVGFGTEIVTSAGSLAALLGASPGASTAASTMLDVLAASFPQRMPEWAPQLDRLAPSTQTVRQFGPDRLGEEVTRARRVLGLLPG
- a CDS encoding transposase, whose protein sequence is MFATKPQLAQAMLARAMDAGVPARWVTANEAYGQDSKFRTFCDQRRVGYVVAVLRDQQIGLGVHRPRRHPGRTSP
- a CDS encoding transposase family protein; this translates as MVLVWFRKGEDKTTLGAGFGVSRATAYRYVAEAVRVLAAQTPTLHDALTRVAADGWSHVILDGKLFDTDRLAETIATVKDDTIDAWYSGKHRDFGANIQASMRPDGLPIWTSDAMPGHLHDLTCAQRLDATGALYWAASELGLPTLADSGYEGASQGIHAPYKQPADGRRLAVDNRAYNAVLRSMRCLGERGFAILVGRWRTLRHSTAIPRQVGDIVRAALHLTHFEYRYLPPSC